A region from the Naumannella halotolerans genome encodes:
- a CDS encoding IS3 family transposase (programmed frameshift) produces MPKKIDPALRDRAVRLVREHRSEYPSLTAASAAVARQVGVGHESVRRWVLQADIDDGTRDGITSVEHAEIKRLKAENSRLREDVAILRAATNFLRGGTRPPQPLMLGFIDTMRAEGHAVESIIRVLREQGVKIAARTYRAHRQGVVAARTITDAQVHDAVRAAAWTTVEIAGRPLRKLTPEGLYGRRKMTALIRRTTIPGASRGAVDRAMRALGLSGIRRDKGIRTTIPAKDGIRAGDLLNRDFTAPRPDHTWVMDFTYCRTWAGWVYVAFIVDVYSQRIVAWHAQTTKHVELVMIPLRMALWERARDGHPVQPKQLRAHSDAGSQYVSLAYTDKLALDGIAPSIGSVGDAFDNALMETINGLYKAECIRTTVFHDGPYRTIADVEFATAGWVDWYNTRRLHSSLGYVPPAEFEHAHYAALTREPQPA; encoded by the exons ATGCCGAAGAAGATCGATCCCGCCCTCCGTGACCGGGCGGTGCGGCTGGTGCGTGAGCACCGGTCGGAGTATCCGTCGTTGACGGCCGCGTCAGCGGCCGTTGCCCGCCAGGTCGGCGTCGGCCACGAGTCCGTGCGCCGGTGGGTGCTGCAAGCCGATATCGACGACGGCACCCGCGACGGGATCACCAGCGTCGAGCATGCCGAGATCAAGCGGCTCAAAGCCGAGAACAGTCGTCTGCGTGAGGATGTCGCGATCCTGCGCGCGGCGACGA ACTTTCTTCGCGGGGGAACTCGACCCCCGCAACCGTTGATGCTGGGTTTCATCGACACGATGAGAGCGGAAGGTCACGCGGTCGAGTCGATCATCCGGGTCCTGCGTGAGCAGGGCGTGAAGATCGCCGCGCGCACCTATCGAGCCCACCGGCAAGGCGTCGTCGCAGCGCGGACGATCACGGACGCGCAAGTCCACGACGCGGTCCGAGCGGCCGCGTGGACGACTGTTGAGATCGCGGGCCGGCCGCTGAGGAAGCTGACGCCGGAGGGCCTTTACGGGCGACGAAAGATGACCGCGCTGATCCGGCGCACCACGATCCCGGGCGCGTCGCGAGGCGCGGTCGACCGGGCCATGCGCGCCCTCGGCCTGTCGGGAATCCGCCGCGACAAAGGCATCCGCACCACGATCCCCGCCAAAGACGGGATCCGTGCCGGCGACCTGCTGAACCGCGACTTCACCGCGCCGCGCCCGGATCACACCTGGGTGATGGACTTCACCTACTGCCGCACCTGGGCCGGATGGGTCTACGTCGCGTTCATCGTCGACGTCTACTCGCAACGCATCGTCGCCTGGCATGCGCAGACCACCAAGCACGTCGAGCTGGTCATGATCCCGCTGCGCATGGCGCTCTGGGAACGAGCGCGTGACGGGCACCCGGTCCAGCCGAAGCAGCTGCGGGCACATTCGGACGCCGGGTCTCAATACGTCTCGCTGGCCTACACCGACAAGCTCGCGCTCGACGGCATCGCACCCTCGATCGGGTCCGTCGGCGACGCGTTCGACAACGCCCTCATGGAGACCATCAACGGGCTCTACAAAGCCGAGTGCATCCGCACGACGGTGTTCCACGACGGACCGTATCGGACGATCGCGGACGTCGAGTTCGCGACCGCCGGCTGGGTCGACTGGTACAACACTCGTAGGCTTCACTCGAGCCTCGGCTACGTCCCACCCGCCGAGTTCGAGCACGCCCACTACGCAGCCCTCACCCGAGAGCCGCAACCCGCATAG
- a CDS encoding TOBE domain-containing protein translates to MAQLRISDAAGFLAVSDDTVRRWIASGQLAAITDTAGRKVVDGRVLADFARTHAAQVPSPPGAPSSARNRFVGLVTKVTADTVMAQVELQCGPYRVVSLMSSEAVEELGLEVGSVAVAVIKSTNVVVELAEG, encoded by the coding sequence ATGGCGCAGTTGCGGATTTCGGATGCAGCCGGCTTCCTGGCCGTCAGTGACGACACCGTTCGCCGGTGGATCGCCTCCGGGCAACTGGCGGCGATCACCGACACGGCCGGCCGGAAGGTGGTCGACGGCAGGGTGCTGGCCGACTTCGCGCGCACGCATGCCGCTCAGGTCCCATCCCCACCAGGTGCCCCCAGTTCCGCCAGGAACCGCTTCGTCGGACTGGTCACCAAGGTCACCGCCGACACCGTGATGGCGCAGGTGGAACTGCAGTGCGGGCCCTACCGGGTCGTCTCACTGATGAGCAGCGAGGCGGTCGAGGAGTTGGGCCTGGAAGTCGGCAGCGTCGCCGTGGCAGTGATCAAGTCGACCAATGTCGTGGTCGA